The Saccharopolyspora gloriosae genome has a segment encoding these proteins:
- a CDS encoding TIGR03557 family F420-dependent LLM class oxidoreductase — MVRIGYTLMTEQSGPRALVRHAPLAEAAGFDFAVMSDHFSPWLDAQAHSPYAWSVLGAVTQVTERVELMTYVTAPILRYHPAVVAQKAATIGLLSQDRFTLGLGAGENLNEHVVGQGWPPVHVRHEMLAEAVEIIRALFGGEHVNHVGRHFRVDQAKLWDVPARPVPIGIAVSGPESVRRFAPLAETMISTDADEQLCRSWDAAHGGDRKVGQLPVSWGTDRDAAIKRAHEQFRWFAGGWRVNADLPGPAGFAAATQFVRPEDVAANIPCGPDAGPIVEAVAAFRDCGFTDVALVQIGGDEHQDGFFEFSQRELLPALRATLG; from the coding sequence ATGGTTCGGATCGGATACACGTTGATGACCGAGCAATCCGGCCCGCGAGCACTGGTCCGCCACGCGCCGCTCGCCGAGGCCGCCGGGTTCGACTTCGCGGTGATGAGCGACCACTTCTCGCCCTGGCTGGACGCGCAGGCGCACTCCCCGTACGCGTGGAGCGTGCTGGGCGCTGTCACGCAGGTGACCGAGCGCGTCGAGCTCATGACGTACGTGACCGCGCCCATCCTGCGCTACCACCCGGCGGTCGTGGCGCAGAAGGCCGCGACGATCGGGCTGCTGTCGCAGGACCGCTTCACGCTGGGGCTCGGCGCCGGGGAGAACCTCAACGAGCACGTGGTGGGGCAGGGCTGGCCGCCGGTGCACGTGCGGCACGAGATGTTGGCGGAGGCCGTCGAGATCATCCGGGCGCTGTTCGGTGGTGAGCACGTGAACCACGTGGGGCGGCATTTCCGGGTGGATCAGGCGAAGTTGTGGGACGTTCCGGCTCGCCCGGTGCCGATCGGCATCGCCGTGTCCGGTCCGGAGTCGGTGCGCCGGTTCGCGCCGCTGGCGGAGACGATGATCTCCACCGATGCCGACGAGCAGCTGTGCCGGAGCTGGGACGCCGCGCACGGCGGTGACCGCAAGGTGGGCCAGCTGCCGGTGTCCTGGGGAACCGACCGGGATGCGGCGATCAAGCGCGCGCACGAGCAGTTCCGCTGGTTCGCGGGTGGCTGGCGGGTCAACGCCGACCTGCCCGGACCGGCGGGTTTCGCCGCCGCGACCCAGTTCGTGCGGCCCGAGGACGTGGCCGCGAACATCCCGTGCGGCCCGGACGCGGGTCCCATCGTCGAAGCGGTCGCCGCGTTCCGCGACTGCGGGTTCACCGATGTCGCCTTGGTGCAGATCGGCGGCGACGAGCACCAGGACGGGTTCTTCGAGTTCTCGCAGCGCGAGCTGCTGCCCGCCCTCCGCGCCACCCTCGGCTGA
- a CDS encoding xanthine dehydrogenase family protein molybdopterin-binding subunit has product MVGSLLGNEVNRVEDPELLRGRGTYVDDLPLEGVLRIGFVRSPLAHAEITSIDVTEAAAAPGVVAAFTAADLDLPVQKPFIELGDFPRYPLARDRVRFVGEAVAVVVADSGAALADGLELVDVEYEPLPVTVDPEHAMAPESETQFPAHGSNIADGARDAAGADVLAGADVVVRARIENQRLAVVPMEGNAFAVLPGGPDEDYEVTAYASTQMPHALRSGLAASFGWDAERVRVIAPHVGGAFGGKAGAAAEYLVAVALARALGKPVKWVEGRSENMQTMPHGRAQVQFAELGLTRDGHIVGLRARVIGDAGAYAGFGGALALGPTRLMSQGVYRIPKLSYDGAAVLTNTTPVGAFRGAGRPEAAAMLERIIDMAAVELDLDPAELRRRNFLRPEQFPYTTLTGAGYDSGDFDLALTEALGLADYEQLRAEQARRRAANDPRALGIGISTYVEITGGGAGEFAAVEVHEHGATIKVGTSAHGQGHATAFSMIVADMLGIPMESVEFVQSDTATVPRGGGTGGSRSLQVGGSAVRAAAEVVLQRARELAATKLEAAPTDIEVTDGGLGVAGVPSTVLSWPELVQAATADGNPLAADTDFQPGGATFPFGAHVSVVEIDTETGFVTPLRHIAVDDCGRIVNPTIVRGQQHGGAVQGIAQALWEHMSYDEDGNPSTATLADYAMPSAADVPALETANTVTASPHNPLGAKGIGESATVGSTPAVQNAVVDALSHLGVRHIDMPTTPQRVWETIRDARAGTLASPWQEPPAAFDALPVRAEGKPDDADEAVV; this is encoded by the coding sequence ATGGTCGGATCCCTGCTCGGCAACGAGGTCAACCGGGTCGAGGACCCTGAACTGCTGCGCGGCCGCGGCACCTACGTGGACGATCTTCCGCTGGAAGGGGTGCTGCGCATCGGCTTCGTGCGCTCGCCGCTGGCCCACGCCGAGATCACCTCCATCGACGTCACCGAGGCCGCCGCCGCACCGGGCGTCGTCGCCGCGTTCACCGCCGCGGACCTGGACCTGCCGGTCCAGAAACCGTTCATCGAACTCGGCGACTTCCCGCGGTATCCGCTGGCGCGCGACCGGGTGCGGTTCGTCGGCGAAGCCGTCGCCGTCGTCGTCGCCGACAGCGGTGCGGCGCTGGCGGACGGACTGGAACTGGTCGACGTCGAATACGAGCCGCTGCCGGTCACCGTCGACCCCGAACACGCCATGGCCCCGGAGTCCGAGACGCAGTTCCCGGCACACGGTTCGAACATCGCCGACGGTGCCCGCGACGCGGCGGGAGCCGACGTGCTCGCGGGCGCGGACGTGGTAGTGCGGGCCAGGATCGAGAACCAGCGCCTCGCCGTCGTCCCGATGGAGGGCAACGCGTTCGCCGTGCTGCCCGGCGGTCCCGATGAGGACTACGAAGTCACCGCCTACGCCTCCACCCAGATGCCGCACGCGCTGCGCAGCGGGCTCGCCGCGTCCTTCGGCTGGGACGCCGAACGCGTGCGGGTCATCGCGCCGCACGTCGGCGGCGCGTTCGGCGGAAAGGCGGGCGCGGCCGCGGAGTACCTCGTGGCGGTGGCGCTGGCACGCGCACTCGGCAAGCCCGTCAAGTGGGTCGAGGGCCGCTCGGAGAACATGCAGACCATGCCGCACGGGCGAGCCCAGGTGCAGTTCGCCGAACTCGGCCTCACCCGCGACGGGCACATCGTGGGCCTGCGGGCGCGCGTCATCGGTGATGCCGGTGCCTACGCCGGTTTCGGCGGTGCGCTCGCACTCGGCCCGACCCGGCTCATGTCCCAAGGCGTGTACCGGATCCCGAAATTGAGCTACGACGGCGCCGCCGTGCTCACCAACACCACCCCCGTCGGCGCGTTCCGCGGCGCAGGCCGGCCCGAAGCGGCGGCCATGCTGGAACGCATCATCGACATGGCCGCCGTCGAACTCGACCTCGACCCGGCGGAGCTGCGCAGGCGCAACTTCCTGCGGCCCGAGCAGTTCCCGTACACGACGCTCACCGGCGCCGGCTACGACAGCGGCGACTTCGACTTGGCGTTGACCGAGGCGCTGGGCCTCGCCGACTACGAGCAGCTGCGCGCCGAACAGGCCCGCAGGCGCGCTGCGAACGATCCGCGCGCACTGGGCATCGGCATCAGCACCTACGTGGAGATCACCGGCGGCGGCGCGGGCGAGTTCGCCGCGGTCGAGGTGCACGAGCACGGCGCCACCATCAAGGTCGGCACCTCGGCGCACGGGCAGGGCCACGCCACCGCGTTCTCGATGATCGTCGCCGACATGCTGGGCATCCCGATGGAATCCGTCGAGTTCGTCCAGTCCGACACCGCCACCGTCCCGCGCGGCGGCGGCACCGGCGGCTCCCGATCACTGCAGGTCGGCGGCAGCGCGGTGCGCGCGGCAGCGGAGGTCGTGCTGCAGCGGGCGCGGGAACTCGCCGCCACCAAGCTGGAGGCCGCCCCCACCGACATCGAGGTCACCGACGGCGGCCTCGGCGTCGCCGGAGTGCCGAGCACCGTCCTGAGCTGGCCGGAACTCGTGCAGGCCGCCACCGCCGACGGAAACCCGCTGGCCGCCGATACCGATTTCCAGCCCGGCGGCGCCACGTTCCCGTTCGGTGCGCACGTGTCGGTGGTGGAGATCGACACTGAAACGGGCTTCGTCACCCCGCTGCGGCACATCGCCGTCGACGACTGCGGCCGGATCGTCAACCCGACGATCGTGCGCGGCCAGCAGCACGGCGGCGCCGTGCAGGGCATCGCCCAAGCACTGTGGGAGCACATGTCCTACGACGAGGACGGCAACCCGTCCACCGCGACGCTCGCCGACTACGCGATGCCCTCGGCGGCCGACGTGCCCGCGCTGGAGACGGCGAACACGGTGACCGCCAGCCCGCACAACCCGTTGGGCGCCAAGGGAATCGGCGAGTCGGCGACCGTCGGCTCCACACCGGCGGTGCAGAACGCGGTGGTCGACGCGCTCAGCCATCTCGGCGTCCGGCACATCGACATGCCCACGACCCCGCAGCGCGTCTGGGAGACCATCCGCGACGCCCGCGCCGGAACCCTCGCCTCCCCGTGGCAGGAACCCCCGGCCGCTTTCGACGCCCTCCCGGTCCGAGCGGAAGGAAAACCGGACGACGCCGACGAAGCAGTGGTGTGA
- a CDS encoding TetR/AcrR family transcriptional regulator, which yields MLTPQRTDARRNREIILRAADEAFAQGSELVPIEEIARRTGLGRATVYRHFPDRYALARTVAAHRLDTLKRVVASAERDHRTFRDLLHVVLSDQVVSRPLVNLIRELPEHDQRRYANSLIAVLAPAFRRAQAREQLRDDIEPADLMLILEMIEGALSSKLVPADDETAVRKLIAVTLDGLYPRLDTTA from the coding sequence TTGCTGACCCCGCAGCGCACCGATGCGCGCCGGAACCGCGAGATCATCCTGCGGGCCGCCGACGAAGCCTTCGCCCAAGGATCCGAGCTCGTGCCGATCGAGGAGATCGCGCGCCGCACCGGCCTCGGGCGAGCGACCGTCTACCGCCACTTCCCCGACCGCTACGCCCTCGCCAGAACCGTCGCAGCGCACCGGCTGGACACGCTGAAGCGCGTCGTCGCCTCCGCGGAACGCGACCACCGCACCTTCCGCGACCTGCTGCACGTGGTGCTGTCCGATCAGGTGGTCAGCCGACCGCTGGTCAACCTCATCCGGGAGCTGCCGGAACACGACCAGCGGCGCTACGCGAACTCGCTGATCGCGGTGCTCGCACCCGCGTTCCGCCGCGCGCAGGCGCGGGAGCAGCTCCGCGACGACATCGAACCGGCCGACCTCATGCTGATCCTGGAGATGATCGAGGGAGCCCTGTCCTCGAAGCTGGTACCGGCCGACGACGAGACCGCCGTGCGCAAACTGATCGCCGTCACCCTCGACGGCCTCTACCCGCGCCTGGACACCACGGCCTGA
- a CDS encoding GMC oxidoreductase has protein sequence MPDLSRRSVLKGAAVATGLTALGTPAAAAVKRVPVTREEHRVVVIGSGFGGGVTALRFAQAGLPVLVLERGRRWPTGPNADTFPSPLAPDSRLSWMGSMPSLSGLPLMPFAPYTGLLEQVSGNGMDIMCAAGVGGGSLVYQGMTLQPAEDVFNANMPEQLDYARMHREHYPRVASMLKLQTAPDELINSKTYKPSRVFARNTEAAGYNLSKIPMPIDWDFALRELEGEMKPSYTNGDCSMGVNNGGKHSVDVTYIAEAEATGRVTVATQHNVTDVAMAKDGRWQVHVDRIDSGGTVLEKKIITAGALVMAAGTANTTKLLMRAAAKDQIPDMPDGLGSNWGSNGDRIYTWTNFADDFGAPQGGPVVYGSLEWDDPATANTVIQASLPPLPDLRTTMLVGYGVSQGRGKFVYDSAKDDAVLDWPHDADTELSRIIDDRVARIAGDGAIRLDTTSLVPNTWHPLGGASMGTVCDLAGRVQGHRGLYVLDGALMPGNSAACNPSMTIAAVAERATDELIAQDAGTVF, from the coding sequence ATGCCCGATTTGAGCCGACGTTCCGTACTCAAAGGAGCAGCCGTCGCCACGGGGCTGACCGCCCTCGGCACCCCGGCCGCCGCCGCGGTGAAACGGGTTCCGGTGACCCGCGAAGAGCACCGCGTCGTCGTCATCGGCTCCGGCTTCGGCGGGGGAGTGACGGCGTTGCGGTTCGCCCAAGCAGGGCTTCCCGTACTGGTGCTGGAGCGCGGGCGTCGCTGGCCCACCGGGCCGAACGCCGACACCTTCCCGAGCCCGCTCGCGCCGGACTCGCGGCTGTCCTGGATGGGATCGATGCCGTCGCTGTCCGGACTGCCGCTGATGCCCTTCGCCCCCTACACCGGGCTGCTGGAACAAGTCTCCGGCAACGGGATGGACATCATGTGCGCCGCGGGCGTCGGCGGCGGATCGCTGGTCTACCAGGGCATGACCCTGCAACCGGCCGAGGACGTGTTCAACGCGAACATGCCCGAACAGCTGGACTACGCGCGCATGCACCGCGAGCACTACCCGCGCGTCGCCTCGATGCTGAAGTTGCAGACGGCGCCGGACGAACTGATCAACAGCAAGACCTACAAGCCGTCGCGGGTGTTCGCGCGCAACACCGAGGCCGCCGGTTACAACCTCTCGAAGATCCCGATGCCGATCGACTGGGACTTCGCCCTGCGCGAGCTGGAGGGCGAGATGAAGCCCTCTTACACCAACGGTGATTGCTCCATGGGCGTGAACAACGGCGGCAAGCACTCGGTCGACGTCACCTACATCGCCGAGGCCGAAGCGACCGGCCGCGTCACCGTCGCCACTCAGCACAACGTCACCGACGTGGCGATGGCCAAGGACGGCCGCTGGCAGGTCCACGTCGACCGCATCGACTCCGGCGGCACCGTCCTGGAGAAGAAGATCATCACGGCCGGCGCGCTGGTCATGGCGGCGGGCACCGCGAACACGACGAAGCTGCTGATGCGCGCCGCCGCCAAGGATCAGATCCCCGACATGCCGGACGGGCTCGGCTCGAACTGGGGCTCCAACGGGGACCGCATCTACACCTGGACCAACTTCGCCGACGACTTCGGCGCACCGCAAGGCGGACCGGTCGTCTACGGCAGCTTGGAGTGGGACGACCCGGCTACGGCGAACACCGTCATCCAGGCGTCGCTGCCGCCGCTGCCGGATCTGCGCACCACGATGCTCGTCGGCTACGGGGTGAGCCAGGGGCGCGGCAAGTTCGTCTACGACTCGGCGAAGGACGACGCGGTGCTCGACTGGCCGCACGACGCGGACACCGAGCTGAGCAGGATCATCGATGACCGGGTCGCCCGGATCGCCGGGGACGGCGCCATTCGGCTGGACACGACCTCGCTGGTGCCGAACACCTGGCACCCGCTGGGCGGAGCGTCGATGGGCACGGTGTGCGACCTCGCCGGTCGGGTCCAGGGCCACCGCGGGCTCTACGTGCTGGACGGGGCGCTGATGCCGGGCAACAGCGCGGCCTGCAACCCGTCGATGACCATCGCGGCCGTGGCCGAGCGGGCGACCGACGAGTTGATCGCGCAGGACGCGGGCACGGTGTTCTGA
- a CDS encoding tripartite tricarboxylate transporter permease, whose amino-acid sequence MIDNLVLGFESALTPENLLWCFVGVVLGTVIGILPGLGSATGVAILIPVTLTLSPLTALIMLAGIYHGAQFGATITAILIATPGEASSVISTLDGYQMARRGRAGPALAISALGAFVAAMVSLVVLVAVAPFFAEIALEFGPPEMLAIMVLGLATIVVFSGRNLLLGCAMGLFGILIGCIGVDTGSGVARYTFGEVDLYGGVPFVEVMIGLFAIGELLHQLRQGAAEPIRARFRDLLLTREDLRRAAAPTARGTVVGFLLGCLPGAGTTLASFMAYGAEKRFSKNRRQLGKGAIEGVVAPDAATNAASNANFIPTLVLGVPGGATTAVLLGAFLVYGIQPGPQLFDTQPALVWGLLVSFFIGNLLLLALNLPLAPVFAQLLRLRYEILYPLIIVTSLVGAYTVNNSMFSVFMTLVFGLVGYAMKRLSLPVAPLVLGLVIGPLFEKSLTQSSALAGDAGVASLILGSATAIVVLAAAVLLVAGPVLGRAFRARTAGARDGGPSGDPEAESSTDTAANDEDAATGRTRPGDSNER is encoded by the coding sequence GTGATCGACAACCTGGTTCTGGGCTTCGAATCGGCCCTCACTCCGGAGAATCTGCTCTGGTGCTTCGTCGGGGTCGTGCTCGGCACTGTCATCGGCATCCTGCCCGGCTTGGGCTCGGCGACCGGTGTCGCGATCCTGATTCCGGTGACGCTGACGCTGTCCCCGCTGACGGCGCTGATCATGCTCGCGGGGATCTACCACGGCGCCCAGTTCGGCGCGACGATCACCGCGATCCTGATCGCGACCCCCGGCGAGGCGTCCTCGGTGATCAGCACCTTGGACGGTTATCAAATGGCCCGGCGCGGCCGAGCCGGCCCGGCGCTGGCGATCTCGGCGCTGGGCGCGTTCGTCGCGGCCATGGTGTCGCTGGTGGTGCTCGTCGCGGTCGCACCCTTCTTCGCCGAGATCGCGTTGGAGTTCGGCCCGCCCGAGATGCTGGCGATCATGGTGCTGGGCCTGGCCACGATCGTCGTGTTCTCCGGGCGGAACCTGCTGCTGGGCTGCGCGATGGGCCTGTTCGGCATCCTGATCGGCTGCATCGGCGTCGACACCGGCAGCGGCGTCGCCCGGTACACGTTCGGCGAGGTCGACCTCTACGGCGGCGTGCCGTTCGTGGAGGTCATGATCGGCCTGTTCGCCATCGGCGAGCTGCTCCACCAACTTCGCCAAGGGGCGGCCGAGCCGATCCGCGCCCGGTTCCGCGACCTGCTGCTCACCCGGGAGGACCTGCGGCGGGCCGCGGCCCCGACCGCGCGCGGCACGGTCGTCGGGTTCCTGCTCGGTTGCCTGCCCGGAGCCGGGACCACGTTGGCCTCGTTCATGGCCTACGGCGCCGAAAAGCGCTTTTCGAAGAACCGGCGTCAGCTCGGCAAGGGCGCGATCGAAGGTGTGGTGGCGCCGGACGCGGCGACCAACGCGGCGTCGAACGCGAACTTCATCCCGACCCTCGTGCTGGGCGTTCCCGGCGGCGCCACGACCGCGGTGCTCCTCGGTGCGTTCCTCGTCTACGGCATCCAGCCAGGGCCGCAGTTGTTCGACACCCAGCCGGCGCTGGTGTGGGGGCTGCTCGTCTCGTTCTTCATCGGCAACCTCCTCCTGCTGGCGTTGAACCTGCCGCTGGCACCGGTGTTCGCGCAGTTGCTGCGGTTGCGCTACGAGATCCTCTACCCGCTGATCATCGTGACCAGCCTCGTCGGCGCCTACACGGTGAACAACAGCATGTTCAGCGTGTTCATGACCTTGGTGTTCGGGCTCGTGGGCTATGCGATGAAGCGGTTGTCGCTGCCGGTGGCGCCGCTGGTGCTGGGCCTGGTGATCGGGCCGCTGTTCGAGAAGTCGCTGACGCAGAGCTCCGCACTCGCCGGCGACGCGGGAGTGGCGAGCCTGATCCTGGGCAGCGCCACCGCGATCGTGGTGCTGGCGGCCGCCGTGCTGCTCGTCGCGGGTCCCGTGCTGGGCCGCGCGTTCCGCGCACGTACCGCCGGTGCGCGGGACGGCGGCCCGTCCGGAGATCCCGAGGCCGAGTCCTCAACGGACACGGCGGCGAACGATGAAGACGCGGCCACCGGCCGCACGAGGCCGGGCGACTCGAACGAGCGTTGA
- a CDS encoding tripartite tricarboxylate transporter TctB family protein — protein MSAAEDRAPAPRPGMIAAHLFLAALGAAFALGSLAYDWTTEDGTIGAAVMPRIVGALLAVVGLALLRQELAGAAPAEDDPPQPATEAATGPAGRYRMPIVVVTMWVAAALVPVLGLLPALVLAMLFLLAVVERIAPLRAVLISGATYVVAHLTFVTLLGAPLPLGLLDPTLWSAL, from the coding sequence ATGAGCGCCGCCGAAGACCGCGCACCGGCGCCCCGTCCGGGGATGATCGCCGCGCACCTGTTCCTGGCCGCGCTGGGCGCCGCGTTCGCCCTGGGATCGCTGGCCTACGACTGGACCACCGAGGACGGCACCATCGGCGCCGCGGTGATGCCGCGCATCGTGGGCGCCCTGCTCGCGGTGGTCGGGCTCGCGCTGCTGCGCCAAGAACTCGCCGGGGCCGCACCGGCCGAGGACGATCCGCCGCAACCGGCGACCGAGGCCGCGACCGGACCCGCAGGCCGGTACCGGATGCCGATCGTCGTGGTGACCATGTGGGTCGCGGCCGCGCTGGTGCCGGTGCTCGGGCTGCTGCCCGCGCTGGTGCTGGCGATGTTGTTCCTGCTCGCCGTGGTCGAGCGGATCGCGCCGCTGCGGGCGGTGCTCATCTCGGGCGCGACCTACGTCGTCGCCCACCTCACGTTCGTCACGCTGCTCGGGGCGCCGCTGCCCCTCGGGCTCCTCGACCCGACGTTGTGGAGCGCGCTGTGA
- a CDS encoding tripartite tricarboxylate transporter substrate binding protein, which translates to MPSRFLRISAALAGIALITSCSVRAPVPDDWRARGSVSAVVAFAPGGGSDRSARVLAQGLNELEHGYDVNVENKEGGSGAVGWATFLAEEGNGNALLVAETALNTLPLVYEDVPFTYRSFTPLVMFAQDSRMVVAPTDSPFETCADVVQASKTQRVVAGSSGRTGADALVVGELTKAGGSVDVVPYGSSGEVMTGLLGGQIDLAPASAASAKPYLESGDAKALCTMTEQRYDDAVLGAVPTAREQGIDALVTVWRGALAPAGIAESQRRFWIDELHRAMRYPAYQDYIRNDLLIPADLSGDEFARYLDDYDRRMREVF; encoded by the coding sequence ATGCCGTCGCGTTTCCTCAGGATCTCCGCCGCCTTGGCGGGGATCGCGCTGATCACCTCCTGTTCGGTGCGGGCTCCGGTACCCGACGACTGGCGTGCCCGGGGCTCGGTCAGCGCCGTCGTGGCCTTCGCCCCCGGCGGCGGCAGCGACCGCTCCGCACGCGTGCTCGCCCAAGGACTCAACGAGCTCGAACACGGCTACGACGTCAACGTGGAGAACAAGGAAGGCGGCTCCGGCGCGGTCGGCTGGGCGACGTTCCTGGCCGAAGAGGGCAACGGCAACGCGCTGCTCGTCGCGGAAACCGCGCTCAACACCCTCCCCCTCGTCTACGAGGACGTCCCCTTCACCTACCGCAGCTTCACCCCGCTGGTGATGTTCGCGCAGGACTCCCGCATGGTCGTGGCGCCGACGGACTCCCCGTTCGAGACGTGCGCCGACGTCGTCCAGGCGAGCAAGACGCAGCGGGTCGTGGCGGGTTCCAGCGGACGCACCGGCGCCGACGCGCTGGTGGTCGGCGAACTGACCAAGGCGGGCGGCTCGGTCGACGTGGTCCCCTACGGTTCGAGCGGCGAGGTGATGACCGGGCTGCTCGGCGGTCAGATCGACCTGGCCCCGGCGAGCGCCGCCTCCGCGAAGCCGTACTTGGAAAGCGGCGACGCCAAAGCGTTGTGCACGATGACCGAGCAGCGCTACGACGACGCCGTGCTCGGTGCCGTGCCGACCGCCCGGGAACAGGGCATCGACGCGCTCGTGACCGTCTGGCGCGGCGCGCTCGCTCCCGCCGGAATCGCCGAATCGCAGCGCAGGTTCTGGATCGACGAACTGCACCGGGCGATGCGCTACCCCGCCTACCAGGACTACATCCGCAACGACCTGCTGATCCCGGCCGATCTGAGCGGAGACGAGTTCGCCAGGTACCTCGATGACTACGACCGCCGCATGCGGGAGGTCTTCTGA
- a CDS encoding GntR family transcriptional regulator, whose translation MSSDSPAAGRSPRTAKSPVARRALRDTVYDVVLEGILDGTYPPGDSLGIDQLARDLGVSPTPIREALVQMEHTGLVTRAALKGYRVAPLLTDEQMADLITARTVVELAAVEQAVARGAELIPQLRVAHARHTLSAHKVGELRSAGSRPDDYADLREYFDSDWDFHLVILRGSGNRYLLQMAESLGTHVHRLRQSLDREVFDVDEAVTEHAAVLAAFENGDPVEAMRAHLQGVGRRSLPERA comes from the coding sequence ATGAGCTCCGATTCGCCCGCAGCCGGCAGGTCGCCGCGCACCGCCAAGAGCCCCGTCGCCCGCCGAGCACTGCGCGACACCGTCTACGACGTCGTGCTCGAAGGGATCCTCGACGGCACCTACCCGCCGGGCGACTCACTGGGCATCGATCAGCTCGCCCGCGATCTCGGCGTCTCGCCGACGCCCATCCGGGAAGCCCTGGTGCAGATGGAGCACACCGGGCTCGTGACGCGGGCGGCGCTGAAGGGCTACCGAGTCGCACCGCTGCTCACCGACGAGCAGATGGCCGATCTCATCACCGCGCGCACCGTGGTGGAACTGGCCGCCGTCGAGCAGGCCGTCGCCCGCGGCGCGGAACTGATTCCGCAGCTCAGAGTCGCCCACGCCCGGCACACGCTGAGCGCGCACAAGGTCGGCGAGTTGCGCTCCGCCGGCTCGCGGCCGGACGACTACGCGGATCTGCGGGAGTACTTCGACTCCGACTGGGATTTCCACCTGGTGATCCTGCGCGGGTCCGGCAACCGGTATCTGCTGCAGATGGCCGAGTCCCTCGGAACGCACGTGCACCGGTTGCGGCAGTCGCTGGATCGCGAGGTCTTCGACGTCGACGAGGCCGTGACCGAGCACGCGGCCGTCCTCGCCGCGTTCGAGAACGGGGACCCGGTCGAGGCGATGCGCGCACACCTGCAGGGCGTGGGCCGCCGCTCGCTGCCCGAGCGAGCCTGA
- a CDS encoding sugar phosphate isomerase/epimerase, with product MAFTAETWPIGAALLQFPGVQRDGTVVQDAPAARWSAVLAEIAAAGFDHVDLTDSWLRPGDLTPDRREEFATALRGAGLGVTAISVVRRSPIDPDPATAEENLAYLHRTIDAAAELDIPVVCAGLHRPFTAAQRAALWFWTEPGPRDPLGDERTRARCVRRFREVGEHAAERGIAVSLEMYEDTYLGTADGAVALVTDIGLDNVGLNPDIGNIVRLHRPVEDWARMLELTLPHANYWHVKNYHRDHDPATGAYFSVPAPMEQGVISYRLAIEIALENGFNGPICVEHYGGDGLSVSARNRDYLRGLLRVKLGER from the coding sequence ATGGCGTTCACCGCAGAGACCTGGCCGATCGGTGCGGCACTGCTGCAGTTCCCGGGCGTCCAGCGTGACGGGACGGTCGTCCAGGACGCCCCCGCCGCGCGGTGGAGCGCGGTGCTCGCCGAGATCGCCGCCGCGGGCTTCGACCACGTCGACCTCACCGACAGCTGGCTGCGCCCCGGAGACCTGACCCCGGACCGGCGGGAGGAATTCGCCACCGCGCTGCGCGGTGCCGGGCTCGGCGTCACCGCGATCTCCGTGGTGCGGCGCAGCCCGATCGACCCGGACCCGGCGACCGCCGAGGAGAACCTGGCCTACCTGCACCGGACGATCGACGCGGCGGCCGAACTCGACATCCCGGTGGTCTGCGCCGGACTGCACCGCCCGTTCACCGCCGCCCAGCGCGCCGCGCTCTGGTTCTGGACGGAGCCGGGACCGCGGGACCCCCTCGGCGACGAGCGGACCCGCGCGCGCTGCGTGCGGCGCTTCCGCGAAGTCGGTGAGCACGCCGCCGAACGAGGCATCGCGGTCTCATTGGAGATGTACGAGGACACCTACCTCGGCACGGCCGACGGCGCCGTGGCGCTGGTGACCGACATCGGCTTGGACAACGTCGGGCTCAACCCGGACATCGGCAACATCGTGCGGCTGCACCGCCCCGTCGAGGACTGGGCGCGGATGTTGGAGCTGACCTTGCCGCACGCCAACTACTGGCACGTGAAGAACTACCACCGCGATCACGACCCGGCCACCGGCGCGTACTTCTCGGTTCCCGCGCCGATGGAGCAGGGCGTGATCAGTTACCGGCTCGCCATCGAGATCGCGCTGGAGAACGGGTTCAACGGGCCGATCTGCGTCGAGCACTACGGCGGCGACGGGCTCAGCGTGTCGGCGCGAAACCGCGACTACCTGCGCGGCTTGCTGCGCGTGAAGCTGGGGGAGCGCTGA